The following is a genomic window from Malus sylvestris chromosome 7, drMalSylv7.2, whole genome shotgun sequence.
AGCACCAGAATCAATGCAGCAGCCGCTAGGAGTATTATTGACATGACCCCTGAGATGATATATTTAGCTTTCCTCCAATTTGGCTCAACTTTTGTTCTATATTTGCACAATGGAACATGGAGTCGGGAAGAACCGCAGAGTGCACCGTTTGATACAAATGAATCATCGGAGAAGTTTCCGAAATGCCCACCGGTTGGAATTTCTCCTTGGAGTTTGTTGAAAGACAAATTCAGATGCTTGAGATACAAGAGTGCTTCCAATGACTTTGGGATCACTCCAGATAGATTGTTTTTGGACAAATCCAAGAATTCTAGGCTTAGCAAGGTTTTAAATGAACCGGGAATAGGGCCTTTTAAATAATTGTTTGCCAAggacaaattaatgattttctGAAGACCCCCAATGCTACCGGGAATGTTTCCGGAGAAATGGTTATTTGATAAATCCATATCCACCACATCTTTCAACTTTCCGATGCCTTCTGAGAGTGGTCCAACTAGAGAATTGGATGACAAGTTTAGGTCCAATATATACTTGAGTTCCCACAAGGAAGATGGTATTTTTGAAGTTAACAAATTGGACCCTAACCATAGAGATCTTAGAGCTACTGCCAAAGTACCCAAGCAGGAAGGAATAGAACCAGAGAGCCGATTACCAGCCAAATTTAAAAAGCCTAGGTTGTTTAGTTGACAGAGTTCATACGGGATATGTCCTTGCAGTTCGTTATCAAACAAACCCAAAGCTTGGAGATTTTGTAGCCTTTGTATTGAAGTTGGAATTGCTCCACTCAACTGATTGTTTCCCAGGTCTAGTAATATCAAGCTGCTCAAGTTGCCAATTTCTACTGGAATGTTGCCCCTGATGTTGGAACCGAATAAATGCACATATAGGAGTGACGTAGAGAGATTCCTGCGATAAGCTGGAATCGTGGTGTTTAGTGGATTGTCTCCCAAGTCTAACTTTGTCAAATTTCTAAGATTAAACAAGCAAGAGAGAGTGCTTGCTGCTTGTGGAGTAGAAGCATCAATTGTCAAATTATTCGAGTACAAGTTAAGACGCTCAAGGTTTTTCAAGGAACAGAGCGTGCCAGGAAGAAACCCGGTAAATGAGTTTTCGCTCATGTCTAGCATCCTGAGCTTGGAAGCATTGGAGAGGTTAGGGAGTAGTCCAGCCACGACGTTAGTTCTGGCTACATAAAGGAATTCTAGGTTTGGAGCGTTAAGACCGATGTTTGCTGGGAGGCTACCTGAGAGCTGATTGAAAGAAAGCCCTATTCTTCTTATCGTGGAGAGATTGAAGAGTTTGGATGGGATGACGCCAGTGAGATTATTAAATAACAGTCCCAAAAACTCTAACCGCGGAAGACCACAAATCTCATCCGGTATTATACCTGTAACAATTTCAGAACGCTTGTATTAACTTTGTAACTTCAGtttaactaaaaactaaaaacaaatagATTATGAAATGCCCCCAAATTTATTACCTGTTAAATGATTCTCACCAAGACTAATCTTGGTTAAGTAAGTCAAATTGCCAAGACTTTTGGGTATGCTTCCACGGAAATTGTTAGAGTATAATAAGATTTCACGAAGCTCTTTGCATTGCCACAGTTTGGAGGGAATCAGAccgtcaagctggtttccactaAAATTAAATATTCGAATACTGGAAAGATGCTCACATATATTGTCCGGAAGACTGCCACTCATGTTGTTTCCGTATAGATTCAAAATAGTCAAAGAAGATATGTTGAAGACAGGCACAAGAGCAGAGGCTGTTAGGGCATTGGACTGCACAAACAACTCCTCCAGCTGAACTAAACTGCCCATCTCGTTCGGAAGTTCTATAAATCAATCCGTATATATTGTTAAAATCAtgtaaacatatatataggagTAGCTTCTTACTGGGAATCCCGTTCTACCGTAGCAAAAGTGGGATAACATTATAAGGACCATGTGCTCACTATATAGGTTCTCTTTTCGCTCTAGAATACGAGGGTCTTACACAGTAAATATACGATTTTTATGATAGTCCTCTCATTTCATTTTTGCTAAAGTGGAACGAGATTCCTGCTAAGAAGGGGCTCGTATCTAAACTACCTAGTACCTATTTATAGAACTCTGCTCTCAAACAAAACTACATAAAATTGCAATTTTAACCCTCACACCTAaactacaaaaaatatatatatacgggCAATTTAGTAATTACATGAACATAAATTTTGCTATTATTTACAACAACCTCACAACCAGGTCAACATAGCATGccctatttaaaaattaaaaataaaataaaatagtaaataaAAAACATGCCTACTTTAGACGAAACTGCTCATCATTGTCTCAATTTTtataattgatttctttttttttagaattttaaaaactaatcacacttcattgtaaaaaaaaaacaaaaaaaattgaaattattcaCACACAGTGTGTGAAGGCATCTGCTAGTATACATGTAACAAAACCTAAGTCATACAGTATACCTTCGAACTTGTTGTCGTCAAGGTATATGCCTTTCACCATTGTTAAGTTGCCTATTTCTCTGGGTATGCTACCTGTTAAATATGTGCATGCATTCCaacaaaaaagaagggaaaaaaaaacaaacgagATGATTGTTATACATCTTATATATAGAtgttaaaatgaaacaaatatatcaaaatgtAATGATGAAGCAAGCAATCATTAATTTATATTCCTAGGTGGTTGGTAGTACTGGTGGTATGTACGTACCCGATAGTTGGTTCCTGCCTAGATCAATTGTTTCGAGTGCAGATAAGTTGAAGATAGCGGCCGGTATGAAACCCAAGAAGCCATTACCGTACAATTTGATGGTTTGAAGTTTAGCAAAGGACCCAAACCACGAAGGAATGGTTCCCATAAAGCTGTTGTTTCCAAAGTTAATCTCCTTCAACCGGCGCAAACGAGACAATTCTTGCGGTAGGGGACCATGAAAGCTATTATTCTCAAGGCCCAACTCAACGAGAAATGAGAGGTTGCCTAGATGTGGAGGAATAACTCCGGCAAGACCCATGTGCGAGAGATTTAAGGCCGTGACTCTGTGGTGGTCAGCACCGCAGCTAACGCCAACCCAGTTGCAAATGTTGGAATTGGAGGCAGAGGACCAGTTGGCGGTCAAGATGTTTTGAGGGTCACTAGTGATGTGAGCTTTGAGAGAAAGAAGCGCAGACTGATCTGTGCTGATATTGGTATGAGATATTGCTAATGCACCTGCAGTTAAGTAATTAGCCATAATCATCATATAGATATAACACAAGCAGTGTATCATCGACAACATTTTTTATAGTAGGAAACGACTTCTCTCCTTAATTGTAGTAGTTTTCGTCTTTCGGTTTAAATTCGATCGAAAACTAGAACTCATTACATTCACATAAATAGGGAAACAAGTTGGTGTTACCACGATTTGGATTTTTTTACATATCAAACACAGACCTTTCATTTTTCGCTGATAGCTTAGCTACGTGAGGAGGAATAGTCCAAGTCccatttttttgttgaagtgaGGAGGCTTAGACTAGTACTATCTATAGACCATAGAAAAAGaaccaaattaaattattatccCATTTTTTGCAAATTGCAATCCTCGACTTgttatttggattttttttacaTATCAAACACAGACCTTTCATTTTTCACTGATAGCTTAGCTAGGTGAGGACGAAGAGTCCAACTCCCATTTTTTTGTCGAAGTGAGGAGGCTTAGACTAGTACTATCTATAGACCATAGAAAAAGaaccaaattaaattattatccCATTTTTTGCAAATTGCAATCCTCGACTTgttatttggatttttttacaTATCAAACACAGACCTTTCATTTTTCGTTGATAGCTTAGCTAGATGAGGACGAATAGTCTAAGTCCGATTTTTTTGTCGAAGTGAGGAGGCTTAGACTACTACCATCTAATATCTATAGACCATAGCAAAAGaaccaaattaaattattatccCACTTGTTGCAAATTGCAATCCTTGACTTGTAGTGGATGTAGTCATGGAGGCATCCTATTGGTATTTCCTTCGTCTTCCTCTTCCATTTAGCTTCTGCTAATAATTACCATTGGTAATGGCAATTTAGAAATCATGGGTTTCTAATAATATCATAGCTTATTAGATTATAGCGGCCGCAATGAATGAGGGTTACTTCACCTCACTGAATTAGGATTTAGTCAAAATCCCCCAGTTCACTGCGAAGAATAGGTAGATTGATTATTTTGCCCTCCAAACAAGTGAGAACACTAAGTTTAACaccttaattaataataattagcaAACCTTTTCCATACCATTGTTGTTCTTTAACATTCAAAATCTAGAGCATTTAGTTTCGTAATTAACTAAATATTGATGTAACATCCGACCTGAATTGACCATATGACCCTAAACAAAAATTGTTCCATACAAACACAACATATGATGCAAGAGACAATCAAGTGAGCCTCAGAAACATACTAGGCGCTGCCTGTGCCCGGTAAACGCTTGGCGGAGCTCTTGGTATCCGCTCCTGTAGTGCTCCAGCGAGAAACAAAGCTGCCGGATCACCTCTCTTTTCTCCTCAGCCCCATCCGAGATCACAACATTCTGCCTTTTCACCTCTTGCTGCAACTCCTCCACTCTTGTTTTCAGCTCATCTACTAGCCTACGCGCACTTTCGGATCCAACGATCAGACCCTCGTGTTCTGTTTGTAACCGACTAAGATGTCCCGCCATTTCCTGAACCTGATTGTCGCGGCAACTCACATTCGCCATGAGAGTTTGAGCCCTAGCATTGAGCTCGTCTTTCTCCGCcatcagcatgccacatttcagtTTCAATATGTCCAAGTCTTTATTTACAGCTTCCACATGTCCATTTTTATCAGCAACTTCTACCTTCAGGCTGCTTATATCATCTTGCAATGCCATCTCGTAGACAGCATGCAGCCTTTCCATTTCCATCTTATCCGTTTCACATTGCCTTATTTCGTCCTCTAACCCCTTGTTTCTCAAACTCAATTCTTCGAGTCTCGTGTCCAAGACAATTTGTTTCGCTGCAAAACTTGAAATGTCAGCCTGCAGGTCTGCTTTCTCAAGCGAGAATTGTTCCTGTGCTTCACGCAATGCACTCTTCAGCTGCATCACCTCAAGATCGCGGCCGAATATGTCAGCATTGCACCTCACAATCCTCTCCTGCAGCTCCGAAACATGCTTTCTCTCCAAGTCAAGTTGAGATTCAACACCTTGCATTTGATCAGCGCCTTTGGAAATTCTATCGGCAAGTTCATGCTTCAAATTCGCAATCTCTTCGTCTGACCCCTTAAGCCTTGCTTTAGTCACTTCCAAATCCTCCATCAATTTCCGAATCTCATTATCTCTGTCCGATGCACGATTTTCCAACTCAACTATCTGTTCTTGCAGCTCGAAGACACGCATTTTCTCCATTGTAAGATCAGACTCCTTCACCTGGAGCTTCTCTTTCAAGCTAGATAGTTCAGTTTCAAGCTCAGCAATCTTCACCTGCCATCCCTGACTGTCGAAATCCGCGCTCGGAGGTGGAACCAAGTAATTGCTGACCGGGGAATTAGGAGAATCTGACTCGGATCCCAATGATGAAGAGGAAGACGATTCAGCGCCATTCTTTAAAGTAAGAGCTGGACTAGAACCATCTGAGCTTAGTGATATATCAAAACCAACAACTTGATCGTCGGATTTCCGCAAACCATGTTTAGCATCGGGAGTCAGCAGAGGAGAGCCTTGGTTGAAACCATATTCAGAATCTCCAAACCCCTTATGTACTTTGTTCAAGTGTTCATAGCACCCGACCAGTGAACGATACATCCGTTGAAATTCCTGAACTAATTCCGGCTTCTTCTGCAAAAACGTTTCATCTTTGTTGGGCAAAGAATCACCATCTTCTTTGATCAGCTTCATCATTTGCTTAATGCTCTGGTCCATCTCTGTAAGATACAGCGTTTTAAACATTTTATTAGGTCAAATCATCACAGAAAAATTACAGTAAGGAACAATTTGAATCAGCAAGAACAAACAAGACGAGCTCGAAAATAAGCACTTACCTTCAAGATTTTCTACCAGCCACATTGAACTATCTGGAGAGATACTATTGTCCAACCCAGCTGAATCTGACTTCTTCAGTTCTGTTCTCTCCATATCGACCATCTACTGACATCAAATGATATAAAGTAAACCACATAAGACCTCAAAATACAGTCACGACACGCCGATACGTAAAATCTCTAAGCATACAAATGTCGTGGATAcgacaataaaaatatataatttaaaacatattttaacAAGAAAATATTCAAATTCGAGTTCATTCAAGTGTGAAAGTTAAATTCCTTGTTTTAATTAGAGCCAAGCTCTTTGTAGTAATCACTTTCAACTAGATCTTTGTTTCCTATTAATTTTCTCCTCttaatttttcatttgaaaGTGTAAAGCATCCTAAAAACCAAATACTTGTATCCAACGAGTATTCGGGAGTATCTGACGAGTACCGTAGCCGATGAGTATCAGGTATGAGACACGAAGAAAACATATCACTTGTAATCCGATCATTTTGTGAGGATTTGAAGGAATACATTTTCTTCACAAGTAATACCCCAATTTTTTACTTTCAATTTGAACACAATTTTTAATATAGTCtgttatccaatccaatccaatcttaGACACCAAACGAGCGCTTAAAGAAGCGGAATTTCGATGGCTTCAGTAAGCCACCTATCAATCGTGAtgcccataaaaaaaaaagtaattataGTGAAagttacaaaatcaaatcaaataaaatacaCCACTGAATCAGAtcagaaataagatttttctttccCTATAAATTTCCACCAACTCTTATCAATATTGAAATCATCAATTTAAGCATACCAAACCAGATGCAtgaaaattcaataaattaaacCGAAAAGCGATTCTTAAAAAAGCATAATCTGTATGCAATCGATTATGTCAGCATAGAAGAGTGAGCTCACTGTCACTTACCTTTTGCAGCGACACAGGTGAAGAGACtcaagagatagagagagagagagagagatccagATCCAAGCCCTGGAAAAATCAGAAGGATAAGCGAAGCGATTAATCGGTGCTTTTGCCTTTTAAGCTAAAAGcggctttttttaaaattcaaaatggaTTCTTTCGGTTGAGGACAACGAGAAAAATGCTGAGAAAGAGTGGGAAGGGCTCAAAATCCCGCGTTTTCCGTTCCGGATTTTTATGCTCCGAAAATGCCCTCCCACGCACCGTTTCATTTTCATGTCGTGATTCATGGTAATGGGTATTTTCGTAACTTAACGAACTACTTCAATACTTAAGCCCTCAGAGGTGGGGCCGTAACGCATGGTGGGCAAGCGGCTTGCCGTCCCTGCCAGCGGAACAACCAAAGATTTATGGCGGGAAAACATTCCAAcctaagaaaataatttaataaaaaaaatctagttttattttagaaaattttaacgaaaagcttccggtaatatttattttaacgaaaaattatatttttacactaaaaattcaattatggtactatttactttaccctttattttatttttatcgttaaaactcaaagttttcaaacccttttcattagtttttcttttattttaatgcTAAAAAGACATTTAAAAGATGACtttttatgaactctctatcaCCTTATTAACGCgaaaattaatgttaaattgtGAAATAACAGAAAGCTTATAAAGAATCTTACTCTAAGAAACTcaccttagcatttctctttattttatttctatttacaTTGACACTATGACACAAAGCTCGAAAGTATGAAGTATTATACTAATATATCACCAAGCGACTTTAATTttatcaacaaaataattagaGTTTAATTTGACAATTTGTAGTACATCGAaattgtttaaatatttttggtatttttatcTAATTTAAAAGTGCAAATCTATagatttatcttttttttatttttccattatTTTCATAATAATCATTGATCAAGGTGGGAATCCacacaaactaaacaaaatTATTTCTTTTGGAACTTTATCATAGTCTTATTCAAAACATATGACCCCATATTTTatctaatttcataattttagtCTTTTTCTTGTTAGACTTGTCTATCTCTATCATTTTGTTTTGATTGACTTTTAAATAGATAATTTGTTATCTTTCAAAATTTATCTTTTACCAACCTTTTTTAAATTTGCACTCAATGTTTATATTTGAAGCTCAATTCTTAATTTGCATACGTGGTCGTAGTCACATTTGCTAAGATAGATGTGCTTTCTTTTACGCACCGGTCTCATTTTAGAATATTTTAAACTGCATTTATAATTCTATATGTGGCAAttaaataaactaatttttaactcataaaaaaaatgttaagatTTGGGCTTTAGTTCTTGAcccaaaaaacagaaaaaaaagaagtgggCTCAAGTCATGCTTtcctttcttcaagggcctcaCCGGCCTACCTCCTTGTCATTctttgctttttttctttttcttttttaagcaTTTCAAATTTCCCACAACGCAAATGAGAGAGGTGGAAATGCAGTCACTGGTCAGGCACTCATGGTGGAGACAACCAAACGTGGACTTAGTGACTCACCACTTCGGTATCTTATTTAGGAAGAAACTTTTGTGGgacaaatattatatatatgaaagGGCTACCCCAACTCCAAGCAACAAAACTCTTCATTTTGCAAGAGTCGGGGATAACATCTATTGTACGCAGATTTACTCTTACTTTGCAAAGAGACTTTTTCTACGGTTTGAACCCGTGTTCAGTCACAAAAGAGCAATCTTTTCCATTGCGTCAAGGCTTACCCTAAAAATTATATGTTGTTTAACACATGCGTATATAAATATTCTCATCCATCCACAGCCACCAGTACCGCTCCGACAACCGCATTTGGACGTACTGGGGACTATGAAATGCAGcactgttttctttttaatggAGAACTTTGCGTGCGCAAAAGAACGACAGGCTTTTTGCATGTGCATGCAGGATGCTGCTGCTTCAAACAAACCTTTTCCTAAAAATTACCCTACTTATTCttggttaattaaattacaaattCAGTTGTTAGGCTGCAGGTCTCTGCAATTTTTCGTataatttataaacatttaCACAGGTCGTCTCTTGTCCGAATGTTAATGTCAAGCTTTTCGAATGCTGACTATCTAGTCAAGTTGATCAGCAGTGTAGTTGTACCATCCCCTGTGGAGGGATGGGATAAAAGGGGAATTCTATGTTAAGGAAATTTGTTATATTGTTagggattttagggttttttttttcttcaatttaaaacatgTTGTTATGTAGCGTTTTTATAGTGGTGGTTTTGGGCATGTGCAATAGGTGCCCTTGCACAGGGCACCCAATCTTAAAGGCCCCTAAAAGATGAAATCATCAGCATATATACCAACTTGGTTTGtggcaaaaaacaaaatcaaaaacaaaaaaacaaaaaaaaaacttcatctttaggaaattttCTAGGTTATGCATGTGAATAAGAGAAATATTGCTTTCACATGCATAAGAGAAATCACTATTATGTTTTTAGTTTAGATGCTGGCTTTGctctaaattttgtttttatttattttcatgatTTTGGTTGATTTGAACTATAACTAATAATACTCCATTTATATCCTTTATTAATACAACTATAGACATATAAATTAGCTTTGTAACATAAATTTTTATACAAGGATCAATTTACTATCTTCCGCACAGTGACCCTAAAATCACATAGCCCCTAGTTTTCATCATGTATATGTAATTGTTTATAAGATAAcatttctcctttcttttctatTCCTTGATTAACAAATATACATTGTTCTTTTTTTAATGCCTTTAGAGATATTGGAATTTGATGAGTCAATTTACTTCGTGTGGGAGTACATGTCTTTTGATTAAGATCACTAACTTTTGGAGTTGTTGTCAcaataaatttttcattgtgacgggAATACGGGTGGTACATTAcgtatttttatgtaagtggtggg
Proteins encoded in this region:
- the LOC126630345 gene encoding LRR receptor-like serine/threonine-protein kinase GSO1 isoform X1 codes for the protein MLSMIHCLCYIYMMIMANYLTAGALAISHTNISTDQSALLSLKAHITSDPQNILTANWSSASNSNICNWVGVSCGADHHRVTALNLSHMGLAGVIPPHLGNLSFLVELGLENNSFHGPLPQELSRLRRLKEINFGNNSFMGTIPSWFGSFAKLQTIKLYGNGFLGFIPAAIFNLSALETIDLGRNQLSGSIPREIGNLTMVKGIYLDDNKFEELPNEMGSLVQLEELFVQSNALTASALVPVFNISSLTILNLYGNNMSGSLPDNICEHLSSIRIFNFSGNQLDGLIPSKLWQCKELREILLYSNNFRGSIPKSLGNLTYLTKISLGENHLTGIIPDEICGLPRLEFLGLLFNNLTGVIPSKLFNLSTIRRIGLSFNQLSGSLPANIGLNAPNLEFLYVARTNVVAGLLPNLSNASKLRMLDMSENSFTGFLPGTLCSLKNLERLNLYSNNLTIDASTPQAASTLSCLFNLRNLTKLDLGDNPLNTTIPAYRRNLSTSLLYVHLFGSNIRGNIPVEIGNLSSLILLDLGNNQLSGAIPTSIQRLQNLQALGLFDNELQGHIPYELCQLNNLGFLNLAGNRLSGSIPSCLGTLAVALRSLWLGSNLLTSKIPSSLWELKYILELNLSSNSLVGPLSEDIGKLKDVVVMDLSNNHFSGNIPGSIGGLQKIINLSLANNYLEGPIPGSFKTLLSLEFLDLSKNNLSGVIPKSLEALLYLKHLNLSFNKLQGEIPTGGRFGNFFDDSFVSNGALCSTSRLHVPLCKYKTKVEPNWRKAKYIISGVMSVILLATVALTLMLCRKRNVEVVRETALLRQVLWRRVSRLELVRATNGLHESNLLGTGGFGSVYRGTLSDGIDIALKVFNLQLEGAFKSFDKECEMLSNIRHRNLIKIISCCDELDFKALVLQLMPNGSLEQWLYSPNRSMTILQRLDIMKDVALALEYIHQGYSIPIVHCDVKPSNILLDDDMVAHVADFGIARLIGSGDSMTETMTLATVGYMAPEFGMEGSVSTSVDVYSFGIVLMETFTKRKRTDEMFVGEMNLKQWIADSLFLNAAIDGVVDADILGTEEDGGFVSRRDCLSSIMRLALACTAALPKERINMKDAVIALNKIKAKYLKDSGGVNS
- the LOC126630347 gene encoding protein NETWORKED 4A-like isoform X2 → MVDMERTELKKSDSAGLDNSISPDSSMWLVENLEEMDQSIKQMMKLIKEDGDSLPNKDETFLQKKPELVQEFQRMYRSLVGCYEHLNKVHKGFGDSEYGFNQGSPLLTPDAKHGLRKSDDQVVGFDISLSSDGSSPALTLKNGAESSSSSSLGSESDSPNSPVSNYLVPPPSADFDSQGWQVKIAELETELSSLKEKLQVKESDLTMEKMRVFELQEQIVELENRASDRDNEIRKLMEDLEVTKARLKGSDEEIANLKHELADRISKGADQMQGVESQLDLERKHVSELQERIVRCNADIFGRDLEVMQLKSALREAQEQFSLEKADLQADISSFAAKQIVLDTRLEELSLRNKGLEDEIRQCETDKMEMERLHAVYEMALQDDISSLKVEVADKNGHVEAVNKDLDILKLKCGMLMAEKDELNARAQTLMANVSCRDNQVQEMAGHLSRLQTEHEGLIVGSESARRLVDELKTRVEELQQEVKRQNVVISDGAEEKREVIRQLCFSLEHYRSGYQELRQAFTGHRQRLVCF
- the LOC126630347 gene encoding protein NETWORKED 4A-like isoform X3, which encodes MVDMERTELKKSDSAGLDNSISPDSSMWLVENLEEMDQSIKQMMKLIKEDGDSLPNKDETFLQKKPELVQEFQRMYRSLVGCYEHLNKVHKGFGDSEYGFNQGSPLLTPDAKHGLRKSDDQVVGFDISLSSDGSSPALTLKNGAESSSSSSLGSESDSPNSPVSNYLVPPPSADFDSQGWQVKIAELETELSSLKEKLQVKESDLTMEKMRVFELQEQIVELENRASDRDNEIRKLMEDLEVTKARLKGSDEEIANLKHELADRISKGADQMQGVESQLDLERKHVSELQERIVRCNADIFGRDLEVMQLKSALREAQEQFSLEKADLQADISSFAAKQIVLDTRLEELSLRNKGLEDEIRQCETDKMEMERLHAVYEMALQDDISSLKVEVADKNGHVEAVNKDLDILKLKCGMLMAEKDELNARAQTLMANVSCRDNQVQEMAGHLSRLQTEHEGLIVGSESARRLVDELKTRVEELQQEVKRQSVVISDGAEEKREVIRQLCFSLEHYRSGYQELRQAFTGHRQRLVCF
- the LOC126630347 gene encoding protein NETWORKED 4A-like isoform X4 is translated as MVDMERTELKKSDSAGLDNSISPDSSMWLVENLEEMDQSIKQMMKLIKEDGDSLPNKDETFLQKKPELVQEFQRMYRSLVGCYEHLNKVHKGFGDSEYGFNQGSPLLTPDAKHGLRKSDDQVVGFDISLSSDGSSPALTLKNGAESSSSSSLGSESDSPNSPVSNYLVPPPSADFDSQGWQVKIAELETELSSLKEKLQVKESDLTMEKMRVFELQEQIVELENRASDRDNEIRKLMEDLEVTKARLKGSDEEIANLKHELADRISKGADQMQGVESQLDLERKHVSELQERIVRCNADIFGRDLEVMQLKSALREAQEQFSLEKADLQADISSFAAKQIVLDTRLEELSLRNKGLEDEIRQCETDKMEMERLHAVYEMALQDDISSLKVEVADKNGHVEAVNKDLDILKLKCGMLMAEKDELNARAQTLMANVSCRDNQIQEMAGHLSRLQTEHESARRLVDELKTRVEELQQEVKRQSVVISDGAEEKREVIRQLCFSLEHYRSGYQELRQAFTGHRQRLVCF